AACATCCTGTCTCATTTAATGTCAATACCTTACTGTCTTGTATCCAAGAAAACAATGAATAAACCAATCCGATCATTGGAGGCGAAACTATTGCAAATACTACAGGTGGTTTTAATAAAAAGCACCACATTAGTTCTAATATCAAACTCGCAATAACTGCTTCTTTTCTGAATTTCATCCATTTTTCATCTGATTTTACAACCAATATTCTATTATTTTCTTCTTCCATTTCCTCATCACCTACTCTTCTTTCGGCAGCCCTTCTACCTCCACTCCCCATTCTTTCATTTTTTCCAGAAACAGCTCTTTGTTAATCTCATGCAACGCATCCTTCTCTCCATACATTTTTCCAAACACCTCAAAGTTTGCCACAAAGCTACTGTATGGATGCAAAGATGCATAGCTGAATGTTTCACTTGCAGAACTACTATTCCCAGATTTTTTCTTGATGAATAAAACACCCTCTCCACAATGACTTTCCTCAGATGCAATCAGTTTTACCCGCAAATCCTTCCACAGATAACGTTTTGACAGGAAAAGAAACGTTCGGATACAGCCTTTTTCATCCATCTTTAAACGGTAACTTTTTCTGCTGGTGACTACCACATAAACTGGAACAAGAGCTATAAAAAATGGAATAAAGATAGCAATCAGTACTAGATTCTTCCAGATAAAGATTGGATATATGATAAAACCTAAAAGTAAAAGCCAAATAGCAGCCGCGAGTAAGATCCAGGCGGTTCCATTTCTTCTGGACTGTAATCTTCCCTTTTTGTCCTGAAAAATAGCCCAGTTTTTCGGGCGCTCTGTTTCAAAATCAACTCCCCATTCTTTTAATTTGGAAAGCAACTCTTCCTTTTCGACCGCCATTATTTCACCGTTTATATATATTGTATAATTTCTTGAAGTTACTAATATTGGTCGATGCATCTTAAAATTAATATTAAAACCACCCATAGGATACCTTATTGGGAAAAATTCACAATTACTATTTTGTCTCGGTTGACGCTTATATACCGCGAAAAATACTCCCTCATCATAACAAAATTCTCCTAAATTTTTTCGCAATTGCCTAATTTTGAAATCTTTCCACTCATACTTTTTTTCGTAAAAACATATTTTAGTCCAAATACCTGTTTTATCCAATACTAACTTTCGCCCTATATTTCTCCAAATCCGATAAATATTTAGCACCAGGAATATGTTTGCTATTATAAACATCAATGCTACACATTTTTCCAAAGTAACTGCTATTTCATGAGTTATTGCTCTACTCTTCCATAGATCATAGTTAAAAACTACCTCAACTACAATTTCCATTAATATAAAAAGAATTACCCCATTAACTCTAATCCTAAAATACTGTAACCATTCTTTATCTGATTTTATAACTAATACTTCTTTCTTTTCTTCTTCCATTTTGATTACCTTTTATAGGAAGAGCAAATTTACATTCACTCTTCCTATCTGCATATTACTTTTATCACTCTCTCAATTGGTTCATTTTAAACATAAAATATTTTCGAGCCCTCTCCTGTTGTTTTTTTGTCTTTGAACTCTTTTTAACCACAGGATTTGACTTGCTTTTATTTTGTATAGGATTTTTTTTGCTGCTTGACTTTCTGTATGGGAGTGATGCTACTACTCCCGCTGTCACTAAACCATTACCGATTCCAAAAATAGTACCAGAAACATTTTTAACAACATCTAAAATGGGTGTTTTCAATTCTATAATTGCATTAATACTAACTGCTGTACATAATGCTGTCATTCCACCTTTCCACAACGCTTCTTTCACATCACTTCCACTAATAATACTACAAATAGTTGTCCCTATTCCTGATATAAAAGCACTAGTCAAAGTAACATATAAATTATTTATTGTCACTCCGTTTACAAGTCCTGCCAAAGCTGCAACCGCCAAGTCTCCAATTCCAAACTCCTGTCCCGTTGCCTTTGAAGCAATATAACATGTCGCCACGTTTGTTACCATTCCGAGTACACCAAGCCCTACTGAGAATGCAAACATCCCTGCATCATCCCGATACATCACCGGATTATCATCACAGTAAGCATACAGATTCTTCTCCGTCAGCTGCTCTGGATCCTTCGTCAGTACACTCGCATCATCTGCATTCAGGAATCTTCTCACCTTCGGGTCGTAGTATCTTGTCTGCAGATAGTACAGTCCTGTCTCCTGGTCGTAATAGTAGCCTCTGTATCGCAGCGGATTGATCTGTGCAAGACCGAATCTTGAAACATCTGATGACACCAGAAGTCCTCCCCATGCATCATATCTATATACTACAACCTGGCTTCCTTTACTGTCAACAATCCCGATGATATCTCCCTGAAGGAGTCTTCCCGTCTGTTTTTATTTCTGTAAGTTACTTCCTTCAGAACCTTTCCCTTTCTCCTCCAACACTTCTATCGTCTTGCAGATCACCTCCGGTATCGGTACTCCCATCAGTCCTGCATTCTCTACAATTGACACTGCTTCATTTGCTATAAATGCAATACACACCGTATCCCTCAGATAACTTGTCCCCATCAGCAGATCCAGTCTTACTACAATCAATACAAATAACAACACCATCCCTTTTCTGCATAATCCTTTCCACCCTGCTCTGCTTTCCAATGTCCCGCTTTTTGATTTCGGACTCTTTTTAAATACAACCGGCAGTAAAACACCTCCGGTGAATATTACGGTGCGGCAGAGCCGCCAGTCCGGTGTGGCGAGAGCCACCTGTCCGGACTAACGGAGCCACCTCAGTTTGTTTATTAAGTTACTTTGCCATTGCTGGATCCAGTCCATATACTTCTCTCATAGAGAGGTCTTTAGCTGGGTCAACACTTTCAATATCGATTTTATAGGAATCATACGAAATACGATCCATGATAGCATCGGCAAGAGTACTTTCACCATCACAGATTTGCTGGTACCATTCACTTTCACGGAACTGAGAACAAAAGATTGTTGAAGATTTTTTACGTCTTTTATGTATCAGTTCAAAAAGATTTCTGGCTTCAGCTTCGGTCAGTTTAAGAAGCAGCCACTCATCAAGGATCAGTACTATTGGCTTGGTATATTTCTTCAGGACATTCGAGAAAGTTCCATTGTCCCTGGCAGCCTGTAAGTCCAATAATAGATCAGGAAGCCGTACATACCGTACTGAGTAATAGTGCTTGCATGCTTCCATGCCAAAGGCACAGGCCATATAAGTTTTACCACTTCCGGTTGCTCCAGTAATAAAGATGTTCCGGTATTCTGTAATGTATTCACAGGTTGCCAGACGGTTGATTAGTGCTTTGTTCAGCTTTCGTCCAGAATGGTAATCGATCGCTGCGATGCTGGCATCTGGCTGTTCAAACTCAGCCTGGCGGATCAGCCTTTTCAGACGATTGTTTTTACGGTTGCTATACTCGACATCAACAAGCATACCGAAGCGATCTTCGAATGGAACTTCCTTCATTGCAGGATCATCCATCTGGATGCGGAATGCATCTGCCATAGCAGTCAGACGCATTTCAATAAGTTTATCGATTGTACTTTGATTTGTCATGATTGTTTACCTCCATAGTATTTGGCTCCTCTGGTTATGCCGTGTGGTTTTTCTACTTGAGATGATTCTGATTCGGTATCAGGTGCATCCTTTGTTGCAACCAATAGATTTTTGATACTTTTATAGCTGGGTTTACCGGAATAAGAGAGCGCCTTAGCGCAGACCTGTTCCAGCTTTTCTGGCGAATATTTTTCTGCCAGTTTCAGTAATCCCATGCAGCTTCTGTAGGATTGCTGTTCAATCCTGCCGGAGGTAAGTATTGCATCGACAACCTTACTTGTGTTAATTCCAATCGAATCAGCCCACTTACGGAACCGGTCACCGTTCCATTCCAGATATTTCTGGTGTTCCTGCGGCATATGTTCTGTCACTGTAGAATACTGACTGCTTCTTCCATAGAGTCGTCTGTGAGAGGCAATACGATTGTGATTATAAAATATTTCAACCGTTGTATCTGTTATACGCACATCAACTTTATTTTTGATATACTGATAAGGCACGGAGTAGAACATTCTGTCTACTGCGATGTGATAGTTAAACTGGACGGTGGCTTGTTTCCACTCAGCCAGTTCAAAAGGTGTAGCAGGCAACGGAGCCAGTAATGGCATTTCTTCCCCAAGAAATAAACTGAGTCTGCTACATTCCTTTTTCTGGAATTTACGGGCGTTGTAGGCATCCAGTTTTTCACGGATTGAAGCATTCAATTCTGCAAGAGAGAAAAACTGTTCATTGCGAAGGGCTGCTGTTATCCATGTGGATATCTTTCCTACCGATCCCTCTACATT
The sequence above is drawn from the Coprococcus comes ATCC 27758 genome and encodes:
- a CDS encoding RHS repeat-associated core domain-containing protein gives rise to the protein MIGIVDSKGSQVVVYRYDAWGGLLVSSDVSRFGLAQINPLRYRGYYYDQETGLYYLQTRYYDPKVRRFLNADDASVLTKDPEQLTEKNLYAYCDDNPVMYRDDAGMFAFSVGLGVLGMVTNVATCYIASKATGQEFGIGDLAVAALAGLVNGVTINNLYVTLTSAFISGIGTTICSIISGSDVKEALWKGGMTALCTAVSINAIIELKTPILDVVKNVSGTIFGIGNGLVTAGVVASLPYRKSSSKKNPIQNKSKSNPVVKKSSKTKKQQERARKYFMFKMNQLRE
- a CDS encoding phage holin family protein, with the translated sequence MALATPDWRLCRTVIFTGGVLLPVVFKKSPKSKSGTLESRAGWKGLCRKGMVLLFVLIVVRLDLLMGTSYLRDTVCIAFIANEAVSIVENAGLMGVPIPEVICKTIEVLEEKGKGSEGSNLQK
- the istB gene encoding IS21-like element helper ATPase IstB — translated: MTNQSTIDKLIEMRLTAMADAFRIQMDDPAMKEVPFEDRFGMLVDVEYSNRKNNRLKRLIRQAEFEQPDASIAAIDYHSGRKLNKALINRLATCEYITEYRNIFITGATGSGKTYMACAFGMEACKHYYSVRYVRLPDLLLDLQAARDNGTFSNVLKKYTKPIVLILDEWLLLKLTEAEARNLFELIHKRRKKSSTIFCSQFRESEWYQQICDGESTLADAIMDRISYDSYKIDIESVDPAKDLSMREVYGLDPAMAK
- the istA gene encoding IS21 family transposase; amino-acid sequence: MTKYREILRLKSLGFSERNIAQSCGVSRNTVAKVLKKAAEINLSWPLDFDMTDSALEELMFPKDKSATNKRMPNFNYIRKELLRNGVNKKLLWVEYCEECRMNSEEPLMYSQFCYYIQKDEEKRRATMHIPRKPGEQIEVDWAGDPAHIIDPDTGEITDAWIFVGVLTYSQYAFVKAYMNEKTDNWIKAHIQMFDFFGGVTPMLVSDNCTTAVNHKKSDWYNTALNTTYHEMAEHYNLAILPARVRKPKDKPNVEGSVGKISTWITAALRNEQFFSLAELNASIREKLDAYNARKFQKKECSRLSLFLGEEMPLLAPLPATPFELAEWKQATVQFNYHIAVDRMFYSVPYQYIKNKVDVRITDTTVEIFYNHNRIASHRRLYGRSSQYSTVTEHMPQEHQKYLEWNGDRFRKWADSIGINTSKVVDAILTSGRIEQQSYRSCMGLLKLAEKYSPEKLEQVCAKALSYSGKPSYKSIKNLLVATKDAPDTESESSQVEKPHGITRGAKYYGGKQS